The Brachybacterium huguangmaarense genome contains a region encoding:
- a CDS encoding vWA domain-containing protein has product MEVALMLRAEHLIPLWLTIVLFVPLLAATVVLLVRRPRQRLAWLRRALMVLLLLVVAIRPATPLDTEQTHRMNANVFFVVDRTGSMNAEDYDGDTPRLDGVKDDMRAIAGMTEGSRYSIISFDSSATQQLPLTTDAGALDAWIDTLTVEPTAYSKGSNVDRPLSTLLSAVSEAKRDDPESSVLVYVLSDGENTDSQESETFSAAAQFVDGGGVLGYGTAQGGPMKTTGGPDAGQYITDSSGARGISKIDEKQLQTIAQQLGVPYLHRTEPGQDLSATMEGITLRSIPSTSSRRAPSFEDWYWIAAIPLALLFIWELGEMTYRLPRRIERTDFTRSGSEGGP; this is encoded by the coding sequence ATGGAGGTCGCGCTGATGCTGCGCGCCGAGCACCTGATCCCGCTGTGGCTCACGATCGTCCTGTTCGTGCCGCTGCTCGCCGCGACCGTCGTGCTGCTCGTGCGCCGGCCGCGCCAGCGCCTGGCCTGGCTGCGCCGCGCCCTCATGGTGCTCCTGCTGCTCGTGGTCGCGATCCGCCCCGCGACCCCGCTGGACACCGAGCAGACCCATCGGATGAACGCCAACGTGTTCTTCGTGGTCGACCGGACCGGCTCCATGAACGCCGAGGACTACGACGGCGACACGCCGCGGCTCGACGGCGTCAAGGACGACATGCGCGCGATCGCCGGCATGACCGAGGGCTCGCGCTACTCGATCATCAGCTTCGACTCGAGCGCGACCCAGCAGCTCCCGCTCACGACCGACGCCGGCGCCCTCGACGCCTGGATCGACACCCTCACGGTCGAGCCGACCGCCTACTCGAAGGGCTCGAACGTGGACCGTCCGCTCAGCACCCTGCTGAGCGCGGTCTCCGAGGCCAAGCGGGACGACCCCGAGTCCTCGGTCCTCGTGTACGTCCTGTCCGACGGCGAGAACACCGACTCTCAGGAGTCCGAGACCTTCAGCGCCGCCGCCCAGTTCGTCGACGGGGGCGGCGTGCTCGGCTACGGCACCGCGCAGGGCGGCCCCATGAAGACGACCGGCGGCCCCGACGCCGGCCAGTACATCACCGACTCCTCCGGCGCCCGCGGCATCTCGAAGATCGACGAGAAGCAGCTGCAGACGATCGCTCAGCAGCTGGGCGTGCCCTACCTCCACCGCACCGAGCCCGGGCAGGACCTCTCGGCGACCATGGAGGGCATCACGCTGCGCTCCATCCCGTCCACGAGCAGCCGGCGCGCGCCGTCGTTCGAGGACTGGTACTGGATCGCGGCGATCCCGCTCGCCCTGCTGTTCATCTGGGAGCTCGGGGAGATGACCTACCGGCTCCCGCGCCGCATCGAGCGCACCGACTTCACCCGCTCCGGATCCGAGGGGGGACCATGA